A genomic segment from Conger conger chromosome 2, fConCon1.1, whole genome shotgun sequence encodes:
- the LOC133121327 gene encoding galactose-binding lectin l-1-like — MELKVSGVIKPDPIRFMINVGRSMENIALHFNPRFNIYGDVRTIVMNSKEGNSWKEEQRDGNFPFEAGKEFEVTIVFNFDTFDIYLANGDKLQFPNRLGDKKYKYIYFGGDATIQRITVEPSTKPTKR, encoded by the exons ATGGAACTGAAGGTCAGCGGTGTCATCAAACCCGATCCGATTCG TTTCATGATCAATGTGGGCCGCTCCATGGAAAATATTGCGCTGCACTTTAACCCACGCTTCAACATTTATGGGGACGTCCGCACCATAGTCATGAACTCGAAGGAGGGCAACTCCTGGAAAGAAGAGCAGAGGGATGGAAACTTCCCCTTCGAGGCAGGGAAGGAGTTTGAG GTGACCATTGTCTTCAACTTTGACACTTTCGACATTTATCTAGCGAACGGCGACAAGTTGCAGTTCCCCAACCGTCTGGGTGacaagaaatacaaatacatatactttGGTGGAGATGCCACAATCCAACGCATAACTGTGGAACCATCTACAAAACCAACCAAGAGATAG